CCTCTCTCGCGTACGAGATCAGCGGTGACGGTCCGGCGGTGATCCTCGTCAGCGGCGCGATGTCCACGGGGGGCACGGTGGCGCCGCTGGCCGTGCCTCTGGCGGACCGCTTCAGGGTGGTCGCGTACGACCGTCGAGGGCGTGGCGAGAGCGGGGACACGCAGCCGTACGCGGTGGAGCGCGAGGTCGAGGACCTTGCCGCGCTGATCGAGGCGGTGGGCGGCGAGGCGGCGCTGTGCGGCATCTCGTCGGGCGGTGCGCTGGTGTTGGAGGCGGCGGCGAGCGGTCTTCCGGTGCGTCAGGTCGCCGTGTACGAGGTGCCGTTCGCCGACTTTCTGGAGGGCGGTGCCGTACAGCACTCCGAGTACACCGCGCACCTGACCGAGGCGCTCGCGCAGGGTCGGCGCGGGGATGCCGTCGAGCTGTTCCTGCGGCTGACCGGGATGGCGGAGCAGATGATCCGGGGTGCCCGCCAGTCCCCCATGTGGGCCGGCATGGAGACGGTCGCGCCGAGCCTCGCCTACGACAACGCCGTGATGGGCGACGGGCTGGTGCCCCGGGCGCGGCTCGCCTCGATCACGGTCCCCGTACTGGCCGTGGCGGGCGACGCGAGCCCTGCCTGGATGCGCGAGGCATCGCGGGCGGTCGCGGAGGCGGTGCCCCAGGGGGCGTATCGGAGCCTGGAGGGACAGACCCACATGGTCGAGCCGGACGTCCTGGGGCCGGTGCTGGCGGAGTTCTTCGGGGGGTGAGCCGTACCGCTCCGCACACGCGCGTGGCGCCCGCCTGTGCTCAGGCCACGCCCGCCGTCGCCCGCACCGTCGACGCGATCGTCG
Above is a window of Streptomyces sp. DT2A-34 DNA encoding:
- a CDS encoding alpha/beta fold hydrolase, with translation MDKKTFSADGTSLAYEISGDGPAVILVSGAMSTGGTVAPLAVPLADRFRVVAYDRRGRGESGDTQPYAVEREVEDLAALIEAVGGEAALCGISSGGALVLEAAASGLPVRQVAVYEVPFADFLEGGAVQHSEYTAHLTEALAQGRRGDAVELFLRLTGMAEQMIRGARQSPMWAGMETVAPSLAYDNAVMGDGLVPRARLASITVPVLAVAGDASPAWMREASRAVAEAVPQGAYRSLEGQTHMVEPDVLGPVLAEFFGG